Proteins from a genomic interval of Euzebyales bacterium:
- a CDS encoding acetyl-CoA C-acetyltransferase, whose translation MSEAVIVATARSPIGRANKGSLTGLRPDDLTATIVRAALDKVPELDPTEIDDLLLGCGLPGGEQGYNMGRVVAVLLGLDGVPGTTVTRYCSSSLQTTRMAFHAIAAGEGDVFISAGVEMVSRFTKGTSDGLPDTQNPAFADAQDRTAKRAEQGAESWEDPRDHGDMPDIYIAMGQTAENVAALRGISRTEQDEFACRSQNRAEGALDNGFWEREITPVTTPDGAEIATDDGIRRGTTMDKLAGLDPVFRPDGTVTAGNACPLNDGAAAVVVMRESKARELGIQPLARVLATGVTGLSPEIMGLGPVGATRQALDHAGMTIDDIDLVEINEAFAAQVIPSYRELDIDIDRLNVNGGAIAVGHPFGMTGARITTTLLNSLAYHDRTIGLETMCVGGGQGMAVIYERLT comes from the coding sequence ATGTCGGAAGCCGTGATCGTCGCCACCGCCCGTTCGCCGATCGGACGTGCCAACAAGGGGTCGCTGACCGGTCTGCGGCCCGATGACCTGACCGCCACGATCGTCCGGGCTGCCCTCGACAAGGTGCCCGAACTCGACCCGACCGAGATCGATGACCTGCTGCTGGGCTGTGGCCTGCCGGGCGGTGAGCAGGGCTACAACATGGGTCGCGTCGTCGCCGTGCTGCTGGGGCTCGACGGGGTGCCGGGCACGACGGTCACGCGCTACTGCTCCTCGAGTCTGCAGACCACCCGCATGGCGTTCCACGCGATCGCCGCAGGCGAGGGCGACGTGTTCATCTCCGCCGGTGTCGAGATGGTCAGCCGATTCACGAAGGGCACCAGCGACGGCCTGCCGGACACCCAGAACCCGGCGTTCGCCGACGCACAGGACCGCACGGCCAAGCGCGCGGAGCAGGGCGCGGAGTCGTGGGAGGACCCCCGCGACCACGGTGACATGCCCGACATCTACATCGCGATGGGCCAGACCGCCGAGAACGTGGCCGCGCTCCGTGGGATCAGCCGCACCGAGCAGGACGAGTTCGCGTGCCGGTCGCAGAACCGGGCCGAGGGGGCGCTCGACAACGGCTTCTGGGAGCGCGAGATCACACCCGTCACGACGCCGGACGGCGCCGAGATCGCCACGGACGACGGCATCCGGCGCGGCACGACGATGGACAAGCTGGCCGGGCTCGACCCTGTGTTCCGCCCCGACGGCACCGTGACCGCCGGCAACGCGTGCCCGCTGAACGACGGCGCCGCGGCGGTGGTCGTGATGCGCGAGTCGAAGGCGCGCGAGCTGGGCATCCAGCCGCTGGCGCGCGTGCTCGCCACCGGCGTGACGGGCCTGTCGCCGGAGATCATGGGCCTTGGACCGGTGGGCGCGACCCGTCAGGCGCTCGACCACGCCGGCATGACCATCGACGACATCGACCTGGTCGAGATCAACGAAGCGTTCGCGGCGCAGGTGATCCCGTCGTACCGCGAGCTGGACATCGACATCGATCGCCTGAACGTCAACGGCGGGGCGATCGCGGTCGGACACCCGTTCGGCATGACCGGCGCACGGATCACGACCACGCTGCTCAACAGCCTTGCGTACCACGACAGGACGATCGGGCTCGAGACCATGTGCGTCGGCGGCGGTCAGGGCATGGCGGTCATCTACGAGCGCCTGACCTGA
- a CDS encoding acyl-CoA dehydrogenase family protein, with protein sequence MTTDQHVATPPGWATHEVRNQPPPLIDWDVAAYPPLLEAVEREGAAWYLDDLHELGRLAGGTRAQRWAQDADANPPRLRTHDRYGHRLDEVDYHAAYHELMRVAVDAGLTGGPWAGDMAAASVPAGSEHAARAAGFYVWCHTELGHGCPVSMTHAIVPALRREPELAAMWEPGLVSRHYDPDLRAPGDKPGLTAGMAMTEKQGGSDVRANSTTARSTADGTWRLTGHKWFCSAPMSDAFLVLAQAPDGLTCFLLPRVLPDGTRNAVRLQRLKDKLGNRANASSEIELADAVAWRVGEQGRGVATIIEMVVATRVDCVIGAALTTRHAVAQAAHHVSHRRAFGRRLVDQPAMTAVLADLAVEAEAMTAVAVRLAAAFGRAAAGDEHDRMLTRLAVPAAKYATTKRSVTAVAEALECLGGNGYVEESGMPRLYREAPLYSIWEGAGNVQALDVPRAVARTPEAVDAVLDEVDAASGADARLDAAAAELRAELADRDAVEHRARRMSGLMAAVVQGALLVRHAPTAVADAWCATRLSGGHAFYGTLPTGLDLEPIIDRATPRTG encoded by the coding sequence ATGACGACGGATCAACACGTCGCGACCCCACCGGGGTGGGCGACCCACGAGGTGCGCAACCAGCCGCCGCCGCTGATCGACTGGGACGTCGCCGCCTACCCGCCGCTGCTGGAGGCGGTCGAGCGCGAAGGCGCCGCCTGGTACCTCGACGATCTGCACGAGCTCGGACGGCTGGCCGGCGGCACCCGCGCGCAACGGTGGGCACAGGACGCCGACGCCAATCCGCCCCGCCTGCGGACCCACGACCGGTACGGCCACCGTCTCGACGAGGTCGACTACCACGCCGCGTACCACGAGCTGATGCGGGTCGCGGTCGACGCGGGACTGACCGGCGGACCGTGGGCCGGCGACATGGCAGCCGCATCGGTGCCCGCCGGCTCAGAGCACGCCGCACGGGCCGCCGGGTTCTACGTCTGGTGCCACACCGAGCTGGGGCACGGTTGCCCGGTGTCGATGACCCATGCGATCGTCCCGGCGCTGCGCCGGGAACCGGAGCTGGCCGCCATGTGGGAGCCCGGTCTGGTGTCGCGTCACTACGACCCGGACCTGCGCGCGCCCGGCGACAAACCGGGGCTGACCGCCGGCATGGCGATGACCGAGAAGCAGGGCGGCAGTGACGTCCGTGCCAACTCCACGACCGCGCGTTCCACCGCCGATGGCACCTGGCGGCTGACCGGGCACAAGTGGTTCTGCTCGGCGCCGATGAGCGACGCCTTCCTCGTGCTCGCGCAGGCACCCGACGGGTTGACCTGCTTCCTGTTGCCCCGGGTGCTGCCCGACGGCACGCGCAACGCTGTCCGACTGCAACGGCTGAAGGACAAGCTGGGCAACCGGGCGAACGCGTCCAGCGAGATCGAGTTGGCCGACGCGGTCGCGTGGCGCGTGGGTGAGCAGGGCCGCGGGGTCGCCACCATCATCGAGATGGTCGTGGCGACACGGGTCGACTGCGTGATCGGCGCCGCGCTGACCACCCGTCACGCCGTCGCGCAGGCCGCCCACCACGTGAGCCACCGGCGGGCGTTCGGGCGCCGGCTCGTCGACCAGCCGGCGATGACGGCGGTGCTGGCCGACCTGGCCGTCGAGGCGGAGGCGATGACCGCGGTCGCCGTGCGTCTGGCGGCCGCGTTCGGGCGGGCTGCCGCGGGCGATGAGCACGACCGGATGCTCACGCGCCTGGCCGTCCCGGCAGCCAAGTACGCGACGACCAAGCGGTCGGTCACCGCCGTCGCCGAAGCGCTGGAGTGCCTGGGGGGCAACGGCTACGTCGAGGAATCGGGGATGCCGCGGCTGTACCGCGAGGCCCCGCTGTACTCGATCTGGGAGGGCGCGGGCAACGTCCAGGCGCTCGACGTGCCGCGGGCCGTCGCGCGTACGCCCGAGGCCGTCGACGCGGTGCTCGACGAGGTCGACGCGGCGTCCGGTGCTGACGCCCGCCTCGACGCCGCCGCTGCGGAGTTGCGTGCCGAGTTGGCGGACCGTGACGCCGTCGAGCACCGCGCGCGGCGCATGAGCGGGCTCATGGCCGCCGTCGTGCAGGGGGCGTTGCTGGTGCGCCACGCCCCGACCGCCGTCGCCGATGCCTGGTGCGCCACCCGCTTGTCCGGTGGTCACGCGTTCTACGGCACCTTGCCGACCGGCCTCGACCTGGAGCCCATCATCGACCGGGCGACGCCGCGCACGGGTTGA
- a CDS encoding PIG-L family deacetylase produces MTRRLLAVFAHPDDEAFGPGATLAVHSAAGVDVHIATMTDGSAGAPAPGYPDGAALATIRRDELRAAAKQLGATLHHFEHRDSGYTGDPRNDDPAAFMNVDPEKPTAELVNLIRDVRPDVVITHDEQGGYHHPDHVRCHVLVRAAFDAAGDPARHPDRGTPFQPTRLYSETMSNRWVKVMTRAMRLLGRDPTRFGVNNDVDLTRVGMDPARITTRIDARAGWAAKRAAAACHASQRGDTGPISRIPTWLISRIAPRDLFIREVPAPWPGLRENSFFG; encoded by the coding sequence ATGACCAGACGACTGCTGGCGGTGTTCGCACACCCCGACGACGAGGCCTTCGGTCCCGGCGCGACGCTCGCGGTGCACAGCGCCGCCGGTGTCGACGTCCACATCGCCACCATGACCGATGGGTCTGCGGGGGCGCCGGCGCCCGGGTATCCCGACGGAGCGGCGCTCGCGACCATCCGACGCGACGAGCTCCGGGCCGCAGCCAAGCAGCTCGGGGCCACCCTGCACCACTTCGAGCACCGCGACTCGGGCTACACCGGGGACCCACGCAACGACGACCCCGCGGCGTTCATGAACGTCGACCCGGAGAAGCCAACCGCCGAGCTCGTCAACCTGATCCGCGACGTCCGACCCGACGTGGTCATCACCCACGACGAGCAGGGTGGCTACCACCACCCCGACCATGTCCGCTGCCACGTTCTGGTCCGTGCTGCCTTCGACGCTGCCGGCGACCCGGCCCGGCACCCCGATCGCGGCACGCCGTTCCAGCCGACCCGGCTGTACAGCGAGACGATGTCGAACCGGTGGGTCAAGGTGATGACCCGCGCCATGCGACTGCTCGGTCGCGATCCGACGCGCTTCGGTGTGAACAACGACGTCGACCTGACGCGCGTCGGGATGGATCCCGCGAGGATCACGACGCGCATCGACGCCCGAGCGGGCTGGGCGGCCAAGCGCGCCGCGGCCGCGTGTCACGCCAGCCAGCGCGGCGACACAGGACCGATCAGCAGGATCCCCACATGGCTGATCTCTCGGATCGCGCCTCGGGACCTGTTCATCCGCGAGGTCCCCGCACCGTGGCCGGGCCTGCGCGAGAACAGCTTCTTCGGCTGA
- a CDS encoding HAD-IA family hydrolase, whose translation MIFDCDGVLVDSEAVYLTVELAALAELGVRYDRTSYVRTFMGLSPDRWRRDLAADVEARTGAPLPPAFFVELDATLRRAIYDHLRPVPGAREAVAAVDGPRCVASSTPWPRLTWKLVRTGLDDLFGPHVYSADAVDHGKPAPDLFWHAAAGMGIDAARCVVVEDSANGVLAGVAAGMTVIGFVGGGHCVDRHADMLRDAGATAVIADLADLGSAVDAAS comes from the coding sequence TTGATCTTCGATTGCGACGGTGTGCTGGTCGACAGCGAGGCGGTCTACCTGACGGTCGAGCTGGCCGCCCTCGCAGAGCTCGGCGTGCGCTATGACCGGACGTCGTACGTGCGCACCTTCATGGGGCTCTCGCCCGACCGGTGGCGACGCGACCTGGCCGCGGACGTCGAGGCACGAACGGGCGCTCCGCTGCCTCCGGCGTTCTTCGTCGAGCTCGACGCCACGCTCCGCCGCGCGATCTACGACCACCTGCGACCCGTGCCCGGCGCCCGCGAGGCGGTCGCAGCGGTGGACGGTCCGCGCTGCGTCGCGTCGAGCACGCCGTGGCCGCGGTTGACCTGGAAGCTGGTGAGGACGGGCCTGGACGACCTCTTCGGGCCGCACGTCTACTCCGCGGACGCCGTGGACCATGGCAAGCCGGCGCCGGACCTGTTCTGGCACGCCGCCGCTGGCATGGGGATCGACGCAGCGCGCTGCGTCGTCGTGGAGGACAGCGCGAACGGTGTCCTGGCGGGCGTCGCGGCCGGCATGACCGTGATCGGCTTTGTCGGCGGCGGGCACTGCGTCGACCGCCACGCCGACATGTTGCGTGACGCAGGCGCCACCGCGGTCATCGCTGACCTCGCCGACCTCGGTTCCGCCGTCGACGCGGCGAGCTGA
- a CDS encoding HPr family phosphocarrier protein: MPSRTVTVVNDSGLHARAGRVFVKSVVDHKCAVTVRKGPQSVDARSTLAIMSMDCGPNDQIEIVVDGDDAERTLADLVRLVESGLGEL, translated from the coding sequence ATGCCGAGCAGAACCGTCACCGTCGTCAACGACAGCGGCCTGCACGCCCGCGCTGGTCGCGTGTTCGTCAAGTCGGTCGTCGACCACAAGTGTGCCGTCACGGTCCGCAAGGGCCCACAGTCGGTGGACGCCCGGTCGACGCTGGCCATCATGTCGATGGACTGCGGACCGAACGACCAGATCGAGATCGTCGTCGACGGCGACGACGCGGAGCGCACGCTCGCCGACCTTGTCCGCCTGGTCGAAAGCGGGCTCGGCGAGCTGTGA